Proteins encoded by one window of Candidatus Eisenbacteria bacterium:
- a CDS encoding agmatine deiminase family protein has protein sequence MSGPAAAGTPAALGYRMPAEWEPHLATWIAWPHERSDWPGPGKLEAVRWVYGEVIRHLAPGELVRVLVESEAAQRQVYGMCERIGVAKERVECFRVPTDRSWTRDSCPIFVRNDAGEVAATGWRFNGWAKYPNHKRDQKVPPTVARWARRRLFTPVAEIGGRTRRLVLEGGAVDSNGRGTMLVTEECLLSSVQARNPGLGREATERALRDWLGARHVVWLGEGIAGDDTHGHVDDLARFVDPATVALVMTDDPSDENHARLHENHARLARATDQDGRPLRVVTLPMPAAVRFDGERLPASYANFYVGNEAVLVPTFNDPADRRALATLADLFPSRRVVGIHAVDLVLGLGTIHCMTQQEPR, from the coding sequence ATGAGCGGTCCGGCCGCCGCCGGGACGCCCGCCGCGCTCGGCTACCGCATGCCCGCCGAGTGGGAGCCGCACCTGGCGACGTGGATCGCGTGGCCGCACGAGCGCTCCGACTGGCCGGGTCCCGGAAAACTCGAAGCGGTTCGCTGGGTGTACGGCGAGGTGATCCGTCACCTCGCGCCCGGCGAGCTCGTGCGGGTCCTCGTCGAGAGCGAGGCGGCGCAGCGTCAGGTGTACGGCATGTGCGAGCGCATCGGCGTCGCGAAGGAGCGCGTCGAGTGCTTTCGCGTCCCGACCGATCGCTCGTGGACGCGCGACTCCTGTCCGATCTTCGTGCGCAACGACGCCGGCGAGGTGGCGGCGACCGGCTGGCGCTTCAACGGCTGGGCGAAGTATCCGAACCACAAGCGCGACCAGAAGGTTCCGCCGACGGTCGCCCGGTGGGCGCGGCGGCGCCTGTTCACGCCGGTGGCCGAGATCGGCGGGCGGACGCGGCGCCTCGTCCTCGAGGGCGGCGCCGTCGACTCGAACGGGCGGGGCACGATGCTCGTGACCGAGGAGTGTCTGCTGTCGTCGGTGCAGGCGCGCAATCCCGGCCTCGGGCGCGAGGCCACCGAGCGCGCGCTCCGCGACTGGCTCGGCGCCCGGCACGTCGTCTGGCTCGGCGAGGGCATCGCGGGCGACGACACGCACGGCCACGTCGACGACCTCGCGCGCTTCGTCGACCCGGCGACGGTGGCCCTCGTCATGACCGACGACCCCAGCGACGAGAATCACGCGCGGCTGCACGAGAACCATGCCCGTCTCGCGCGCGCGACCGACCAGGACGGGCGGCCGCTCCGCGTCGTGACGCTGCCGATGCCGGCGGCGGTCCGGTTCGACGGCGAGCGTCTGCCCGCGAGCTACGCGAACTTCTACGTCGGCAACGAGGCGGTGCTGGTCCCGACCTTCAACGATCCGGCCGACCGCCGCGCCCTCGCGACGCTCGCCGACCTCTTCCCGAGCCGCCGGGTGGTCGGCATCCACGCGGTCGACCTCGTCCTCGGGCTCGGGACGATCCACTGCATGACCCAGCAGGAACCCCGGTAG